A region of the Chelmon rostratus isolate fCheRos1 chromosome 1, fCheRos1.pri, whole genome shotgun sequence genome:
TTTTAATACTACAGTATATTGAGTCAAAGGAGAGCTGTGACACTTTGAGCATTGTCTATAGGGTGGTCAGAGTGTAAAATGACATACTTTAATATTTAGTTATATATTATGCGTTATGTGATTGGCATGTAGTCGTCATCGTAATTCATCATTTCATATTTAGGATTAGTGTAAACTGTATGACACAATGTTTATTTACCTATGTAAATTTCAATAGAACCACCCATTGAAGATGAGTTTACTTGATGCTTCTGCCTGTATAACATAAATACTGTGTTAATTTGCTACTTCTGCGGAATAATGTGTCACATACTCCAACTGTGTGTCCTCAGGCAAATAAGGCATTACGATCTCAAAATGTCGACCTCGTGCAAGAGAATATGAGACTGAAAGCAGAGGTGGCGAGCAGATCTCCTCAGAAGTAAGTGTTCCTCTTGTGTTAATGGCGCACAAACGCTTTTGGTTCTTTCTTTGACTTGCATTCAGCCAGAAAGGGACAAAAAATGCTTCCAAGTCACAGTCATGGGTAACTGTgcagacaaaatgacaaaccAAACTGTTATTCTGCATTCACGTGGATTCAGGCAGGTGGTAGACGGCAAACAGAATATCATTTTAGTGGACGGGAGCGTAACGATAAAATTAGGCAAGGCCTGCAGAGAATACCAgcaacagtaaattaaaaaaaaagttgaaacgTTTTAACTTTTTGCCGTCCTCTGCTACAGAATTTACAACTGGATTTTACGTAGCTCCCTCAAACAAGGAGAAAACAGGGGTGATCTGGACAATGAGAAGCTAATAATCAACAATTAATCCAACGATACATCTAATAATTAAGAATTCTAGAACAATGCATCACCATAGCAACATGTTATCgtgttttcctcatttttagTGTGTTGTCCAGAaggtgttttctgtctgcatgaatccatgtgaatgcagcataagAGATGGTTGTCGTTTACTTTTTAGACGAGCAATGAGCTAATTCAGTTTCTGCCCAGTGTTTTTTCCAATGAGAATGACTGAAGCTGGAGGCAGTGACTTCCTGCCAAGGTTGGTAATTCCTGTATGATCTGGTCGTCCCTTTCTCTGTCAAATCAGAACAGTTATACAGTTGTAGACCACTTTCTAAAGTGATATCCCAAAAGACAAAGTTAAAATCAGtgttatttatctctttttattttactttgctgTCAAATTAGCTGTCTTGCATCAAGTTCATATGCTTGGTCAAGCACATAACAACAATTTAAAGATACAAAATGATCTGTCCCCAGGTTTGGCCGCTACACAGTGGCAGCACTGGAAGCTAAAATCCAGCAGTACGAGCGGGAAGTGGACCACTTGAAGAGGGCTCTGGAGCGCAGTGACCAGTACATTGAAGACCTGGAGTCTCGGGTCAGGAAGCCTGAGAAGACGCATCTTGAAGTGCAGGAGGCGTGTGGGAGTAGCAAGGCCGAGTCAGATGCTTtgacacagcaacagaaaatcaacatGATGATGCGAAGCTTGAGTGACAACGAGAGGGGGTCAATCTGCAGCAATCCAGAGGCGGCATGCCGAACAATTTCTAGAAATCACAGTTTGTTGTTCATGCCATCTGCAGATCGCAAAGAGTTGAATAAGAATCTGACAGAAGACCAAAAAAATGATGACTTGGAAAGCTCCTCTGACTTTTTGCCCACCACGCCGTCCTCTGCCTTCCGGTCCCTGACTCTGAGAAGCCCTGGCATCCGGGAAAAGAAAGTTGCGTTTAAATCTGTGTCTTATCTGAGGAGGCTTGATTTTGAAGAATGTCCTAGTCCTGGCAAGAGTAGCAGCGCCATGGAGAACCAATTCAGCAGCCTTGACAAGTTCCCCAAAGGCTTGCCTTCAAATACTGACACGGAAACCTCAAAGTCTGTCTTCTGGGGTGGTTGGCAGAGATCTGAATCTAATGAGCCAGTACTAAGTAAGGAAATCTCACACAAAGGAGCCACATCGACTGATCTTGTAGGTGAAAAACCTGATAGTTTCCAGATGTCCAGCGAGGCCTCCATGGATGCAGCCTACCTGGACAAAATCTCAGAGCTGGACTCCATGATGCTGGATGGAGAGAGTTGCAGTAGCCGGGACTCACAGCTCTCCCTGGCTTCCTCCCCTCCCACAGAACTGGACAGAACTCTCATCCCAGAACCACAAACCTGCCCCGGTGTCTTGTCAAGCCACGTCGGCAAACCCGTGATAAAGTGTGACCAGAAGAACCTCCCGCCATGTGACAACTTGGATGACCCCTTGAATGAAAAAGAGGCTCCAAAAGGCCCTGCAGAAGAAAGTTTTGCTGCACTGAGGTCAGGCAGGGAGAGCGGCGCCCATGTCCCCGGCTCTGCAGGGCAGAGAGGGCCCTCACAGACTGACGAACTGTCTTTTGATTTGCTGTTTGATTCACTGGAAGAGAATAAGGCCGGTCCCTCTGGCTCTCTCAGCCCAACAAGCCAAGACACTGATGATGTAAacccttcctcttcctcctcctccagctgcgTTGGCAAACCTGTGAACACAACAAGAGAGAAACACGCACTGAACATCAGCCAGCCAACAAAGAGGAAGTCTCACAGTCCTTTTAACACAAGCAGCCCCACAAAACTCTCAAAGCTCATGTGAAGGTTTTAAAAACTGAACCTGTGTGTTCTCGCTGTACCACGAAGTGTAGTGTGTTTTCTTCAGACTTCACAGTCTCGCATGGCTGGAAACACTAACTCCATGTTGCTTCAGAATAAATTTGTGAATGTGATGCTCTGGTGTAACTTATTGTCTGTTATTGTCATTtgcctgttgtgattgtatAAATTAAGACAAAATGTGAGGTTTGTCAGGTAGCTTTTTGCGTATGTTAACTTGTAGGCCAGTCTTTGCAGTCTGTCTTGTGATCAGACacttctgtgctgttttttgtcttgcttTTCTGTAGTGCATCACTTTAGGTGCtgagacatttttcaaacatgctTTTAGCCAACTCATACGTGCTTGTCATTTCAGTTAAGCCCTCATGGTAATCATAATGATGACGCCAATGCAGAAGACAGATAAACCTGACTATCAAGGAAAACACTGATATTTTGAATTAAATATTGCAATGTAAGAGTGTTAGGAAATAAAATAGTGATGTAATGAGAAACAATGgattaaagtttgttttcttttgtgtgctTCTGCATTTTCAGTGACTTGATCACATGATAGAGGCCAGTCTTGAGGGTGACAGTATGATTTCTA
Encoded here:
- the obi1 gene encoding ORC ubiquitin ligase 1; translated protein: MALNYQTSTLSLTLPISCQICLGKVRQPVICANHHVFCSSCMEMWLKKASQCPTCRVPITAENPCREIIGGTNESDHSDRPSMRKCLRKTRGELLLREYEEEIEGLIRENEDLKTKNQILESQLKTALDPCSINAVQTDDKRVDPHVLEEWTNKLRAATDVCEKVKQDKDKLKEANKALRSQNVDLVQENMRLKAEVASRSPQKFGRYTVAALEAKIQQYEREVDHLKRALERSDQYIEDLESRVRKPEKTHLEVQEACGSSKAESDALTQQQKINMMMRSLSDNERGSICSNPEAACRTISRNHSLLFMPSADRKELNKNLTEDQKNDDLESSSDFLPTTPSSAFRSLTLRSPGIREKKVAFKSVSYLRRLDFEECPSPGKSSSAMENQFSSLDKFPKGLPSNTDTETSKSVFWGGWQRSESNEPVLSKEISHKGATSTDLVGEKPDSFQMSSEASMDAAYLDKISELDSMMLDGESCSSRDSQLSLASSPPTELDRTLIPEPQTCPGVLSSHVGKPVIKCDQKNLPPCDNLDDPLNEKEAPKGPAEESFAALRSGRESGAHVPGSAGQRGPSQTDELSFDLLFDSLEENKAGPSGSLSPTSQDTDDVNPSSSSSSSCVGKPVNTTREKHALNISQPTKRKSHSPFNTSSPTKLSKLM